A single genomic interval of Romboutsia ilealis harbors:
- a CDS encoding DNA topoisomerase III, with protein MKKTLVLAEKPSVGRDIARVLECKNEKNGYIEGSKYIVTWALGHLVTLADPENYDQKYKVWNIEELPILPKHLKTVVIKKTSKQFNTVKSQINRDDVGEIVIATDAGREGELVARWILQKSNTNKPLKRLWISSSTDKAIKDGFKNLKEASKYENLYNSAIARAEADWIVGINATRALTTKFNAQLSCGRVQTPTLAMIHKREEEIRNFTPREYYTLDVKAKISNETIKFTWQDKKNLTSTFNKDKIDAISNKIKNKDLEIIEVNKVDKKKYSPSLYDLTELQRDANKIYGFSAKETLSIMQKLYEHHKVLTYPRTDSRYLTSDIVDTLKDRIKAVNVSDYSKVCNKLLKSNIKANKSFVDDSKVSDHHAIIPTEERVFIGNLSEKERKIFDLVVKRFLSVLCPPFEYTETKVKGNVEGEIFIAKGNKINSLGWKETYKDLDDEENYESMPNISKNSTLKIDDVKVKVGKTNPPSYLNEGTLLTSMEKNNLGTVATRADIIEKLFNSFLIEQKGKDIVITSKGKQLLDLVPTELKTPELTSSWEKKLQDISTGKLNKNIFIKEMKEYSKDIVKDIKNSDSKFKHDNLTKNRCPECGKYMLEVKGKRGKMLVCEDRECNTRKTVSQITNSRCPICHKKLELRGEGEAKTFICSCGHREKLSSYNKRKQEDKNKASKKDINKYLKSQSKDVENFNNPFAEALAKLKK; from the coding sequence ATGAAAAAAACATTAGTATTAGCAGAGAAGCCTTCGGTAGGTAGAGATATAGCTAGAGTGTTAGAATGTAAAAATGAGAAAAATGGATATATAGAGGGTAGCAAGTATATAGTAACATGGGCACTAGGGCATTTAGTTACATTAGCAGATCCAGAAAATTATGATCAAAAGTATAAGGTATGGAATATAGAAGAATTACCAATATTACCAAAACATCTAAAAACTGTAGTAATAAAGAAAACTAGTAAGCAATTTAATACTGTAAAATCTCAGATAAATAGAGATGATGTAGGAGAAATAGTAATAGCAACTGATGCAGGTCGTGAAGGTGAATTAGTTGCAAGATGGATATTACAAAAAAGCAACACAAATAAGCCACTAAAACGTCTTTGGATATCATCAAGTACAGATAAAGCAATAAAAGATGGATTTAAAAATTTAAAAGAAGCATCTAAATATGAAAATTTATACAATTCAGCAATAGCAAGAGCTGAAGCTGATTGGATTGTTGGAATAAATGCAACTCGTGCTCTTACAACTAAGTTTAATGCACAACTTTCTTGTGGAAGAGTACAAACTCCAACACTTGCAATGATACATAAAAGAGAAGAAGAGATAAGAAATTTTACGCCAAGAGAATATTATACATTAGATGTAAAGGCTAAAATATCAAATGAAACTATAAAGTTTACTTGGCAGGATAAGAAAAATCTAACATCTACATTTAATAAAGATAAGATAGATGCTATATCTAATAAAATAAAAAATAAAGATTTAGAAATTATAGAGGTTAATAAAGTAGATAAGAAAAAATATTCACCTTCATTATATGATTTAACTGAATTACAAAGAGATGCAAATAAAATATATGGATTTTCAGCAAAGGAAACATTATCGATAATGCAAAAACTATATGAACATCATAAAGTGCTTACATATCCAAGAACAGATTCAAGATACTTAACAAGTGATATAGTTGATACATTAAAGGATAGAATCAAAGCAGTGAATGTAAGCGATTATTCTAAAGTTTGTAATAAATTACTTAAATCAAATATTAAAGCAAATAAATCATTTGTTGATGATTCAAAGGTAAGTGACCATCATGCAATAATACCTACAGAAGAAAGAGTATTTATAGGCAATTTAAGTGAGAAAGAAAGAAAAATATTTGATCTTGTTGTTAAAAGATTCTTAAGTGTATTATGTCCACCTTTTGAATATACAGAGACAAAAGTTAAAGGTAATGTAGAAGGTGAAATATTTATAGCTAAAGGCAATAAAATCAATAGTTTAGGGTGGAAGGAAACTTATAAAGATTTAGATGATGAAGAAAATTATGAGAGTATGCCAAATATAAGTAAAAATTCTACATTAAAAATAGATGATGTTAAAGTGAAAGTAGGCAAAACTAATCCGCCATCATATTTAAATGAAGGGACTCTTTTAACATCTATGGAAAAAAATAATTTAGGTACAGTTGCAACTAGAGCAGACATAATAGAAAAATTATTTAATTCCTTTTTAATAGAGCAAAAAGGAAAAGATATAGTAATAACTTCTAAAGGAAAGCAATTATTAGACCTTGTGCCTACAGAGCTTAAAACACCAGAACTTACATCAAGTTGGGAAAAGAAATTACAAGATATATCTACAGGAAAGTTAAATAAAAATATATTTATAAAAGAAATGAAAGAGTATTCAAAAGATATAGTTAAAGATATTAAAAATAGTGATAGTAAGTTTAAACATGATAATTTAACTAAAAATAGATGTCCGGAGTGTGGCAAGTATATGCTTGAAGTTAAGGGAAAAAGAGGGAAAATGTTAGTTTGTGAGGATAGGGAATGTAACACCAGAAAAACAGTATCTCAAATAACTAACTCTAGATGTCCTATTTGTCATAAAAAGCTAGAACTTCGTGGTGAAGGAGAAGCAAAAACATTTATATGTTCTTGTGGACATAGAGAAAAATTATCATCATATAATAAAAGAAAACAAGAAGATAAAAATAAAGCGTCTAAAAAAGACATAAATAAATATTTAAAAAGTCAAAGTAAAGATGTAGAAAATTTTAATAATCCATTTGCAGAAGCTTTAGCTAAGTTAAAAAAATAA
- the arr gene encoding NAD(+)--rifampin ADP-ribosyltransferase, which yields MEEQGNSEEASEVFLQAWNEAINDFERFIAAYHVAKYKKDISERLKWMETSLQYAIKSKDDSVKSAFPTIYLSISKCYEELGDYNKAKTNYELSNSYNTEPYDKGPFYHGTRADLKVGDLLVAGRNSNYNCELKMNHIYFTSNINGAGLAAALAKGEGRERVYVVEPTGTFENDPNVTDKKFPGNLTCSYRSQYPLRIVGEKTDWVKQTPKEVNQWRKKLANNKGEIIN from the coding sequence ATGGAAGAGCAAGGCAACTCTGAAGAAGCAAGTGAAGTATTTCTTCAAGCTTGGAATGAAGCCATAAATGACTTTGAAAGATTTATTGCAGCTTATCATGTGGCTAAATATAAAAAAGATATTTCAGAGAGATTAAAATGGATGGAAACATCTTTACAGTATGCCATAAAATCAAAAGATGATAGTGTTAAGAGCGCTTTTCCCACAATATATTTAAGTATCTCAAAATGCTATGAAGAATTAGGTGATTATAATAAGGCAAAAACAAATTATGAATTATCAAATTCATACAATACTGAACCTTATGATAAAGGACCTTTTTATCATGGAACTAGAGCGGATTTAAAAGTTGGAGATTTACTTGTAGCAGGTCGAAATTCAAATTATAATTGTGAACTTAAGATGAATCACATTTATTTCACATCTAATATTAATGGAGCGGGACTTGCAGCTGCGTTAGCAAAAGGAGAAGGTAGAGAACGCGTTTATGTTGTAGAACCAACAGGAACTTTTGAAAATGATCCAAATGTAACTGATAAGAAATTTCCAGGAAACTTGACATGTTCTTATCGCTCGCAATACCCTTTAAGGATTGTAGGTGAAAAAACAGACTGGGTGAAACAGACTCCTAAAGAAGTTAACCAATGGCGTAAAAAATTAGCTAATAACAAAGGAGAAATTATTAATTAA
- the surE gene encoding 5'/3'-nucleotidase SurE, which produces MNILITNDDGIRADGIIELAKELAKTHKVYVVAPDTQRSATGHAITIHEPIMVNKEYIDDNICAYSISGTPADCVKIGIEALFKDINIDMVLSGINNGPNLGTDVIYSGTVSAAIEGFIQNKPSIAFSLNEFNVSKEIYSQVSKYASKIVNDIKDKLNILNDCILNVNIPNGEVKGTKITRLGERKYENVLEERISPHGKRYFWIGGQVKELEQENDSDIAAIEEGYITITPVNIDMTNNKKIDILKNELL; this is translated from the coding sequence ATGAATATACTAATTACTAATGACGATGGAATAAGAGCTGACGGAATTATAGAACTTGCAAAAGAACTTGCAAAAACTCATAAAGTATATGTAGTTGCACCGGATACTCAAAGAAGTGCAACAGGACATGCAATAACAATACATGAACCTATAATGGTAAATAAAGAATATATAGATGATAATATATGTGCATATTCAATATCAGGAACACCAGCAGATTGTGTAAAAATAGGAATAGAGGCTTTATTCAAAGATATAAACATAGACATGGTTTTAAGTGGTATAAATAATGGACCAAATTTAGGAACTGATGTAATATACTCTGGAACTGTATCTGCTGCAATAGAAGGGTTTATCCAAAATAAACCATCAATAGCATTTTCATTAAACGAGTTTAATGTCTCAAAAGAAATTTATAGTCAAGTTTCTAAATATGCATCAAAAATAGTAAATGATATTAAAGATAAGTTAAATATATTAAATGATTGTATATTAAATGTAAATATACCAAATGGAGAAGTTAAGGGAACTAAAATAACAAGACTTGGAGAAAGAAAATATGAAAATGTACTAGAAGAAAGAATTAGCCCACATGGAAAAAGATATTTTTGGATAGGTGGTCAAGTGAAAGAGCTTGAACAAGAAAATGACAGTGATATAGCTGCAATTGAAGAAGGTTACATAACAATAACTCCAGTAAATATAGATATGACAAATAATAAAAAAATAGATATATTAAAGAATGAATTATTATAG